The Polynucleobacter sp. VK25 genome segment GAACTGCCACCATCTACGCTCTTTTTTAACGCGTTGACCAGTCTCCATCATCTGGCTATCCGGGAAATTAAGTTTAAAGACACGGGCAGAATCGTTGCTCAACTGAATCATGCCAAGCTTTTCATACGACTTCGTCAGAATGTAAAGCGCTTCTTCAACGGCAGGTGCGCGGTCATAATCTCGTATCACTAGCTGAGCCCGGTTGGCTGCAGCTAGGTAGGCGCCACGTTGATAGTAAAAACGCGCTACCAAAACGTCCGCCTCTGCAAGGGAGTTAACGATGTAACGCATCCGGTCCAAAGCATCGGGAGCGTATTTACTATTTGGGAAACGCTCAACAACTACTTTGAAGGATTCAAACGCTTCCTTAGCGGCTTTAGGGTCACGCTCACTTAGATCCTGTCCAGTAAATTTGCCCAACCATCCCAGATCATCGTTAAAAGTAATAAGACCTTTTAAATAGTATGCGTAATCTAAGTTTGGGCTGCCTTGGTGTAATTTAATAAAGCGATCAATCGCAACGAGTGCCTGAGTTTGCTCTTGTGCTTTCCAATAGCAATAGGCTGCATTAATTTGGGCTTGTTGTGAGTAAGGACCAAATGGAAAGCGTGCCTCTAATTTCTCAAAGTATTTTCCGCATTTAGCAAAGTCGGCATCGTTGAGTTTGTCAGTGGCCTCCGAATAGAGTTTTGCCTCAGACCAAATGTCGGTGTCATCTTTGCTGCCATCACTACCTGCGCATCCACCTAACAACATTAATGCAAGGATCAGGGCAAAAATCAGGGCGAAAGGAGCGCTGTATACATGTGAGCTCTTTTTTTGTGGGGAAGAATTCCCAGCAAGCCTTAAACTGGCGTCTGATATTACGTCGGACATAACTGAAAGGCTCTCTAAGCGTGGCATTGCCGCAAACTCCTGATTCGAATCCCATTGATTATATCGATGATGAGGATTTCATCTCCCTAGATATCCCTTTAGAGATGGCTGGTGAGCGCTTGGATAAGGTGCTGGCACAGTCTTTGCCGGATTATTCGCGCAATCGCCTTAAGGCTTGGGTTGAGGCGGGGGGTGTGATGGTTGATGGAAAAGTCACCAAAGCCCGTTACTTGCTCCATGGTGGCGAGAGTATTAAGGTATTTCCGCAAGAAATGCCTGAGCAATTTGCCTTTAGCCCAGAAGATATTGCCTTAGAGGTGGTTTATGAGGATGACGCCATCATTGTGGTGAATAAGCCACCGGGCCTCGTGGTGCATCCGGCGGCTGGAAATTGGTCGGGGACGCTACTAAATGGACTCTTATTTCGCTATCCAGAGCTGAAGTTGCTTCCTAGGGCAGGAATTGTTCATCGCCTAGATAAAGATACCTCGGGATTAATGGTGGTGGCCCGCACCTCACAGGCACAAACCTCTTTAGTCCGCCAACTGCAAGAGCGAACGGTAGGGCGCCGCTATCTTGCTTGCGTTTGGGGAGATCCCCCAAGCCAAGGAAAGGTCCTGGCAGCGGTTGGCCGTGATCAACGGGATCGATTGAAAATGGCAGCTGGCAGCCCCCAAGGTAAGCCCGCAGCTACTTTATTTAGACGCCTAGCCAAAGGTTTGGTTGGGGAGTCCACTGTTGCGCTGCTGGAGTGTCGACTGGAGACCGGACGCACCCATCAGATTCGGGTTCATTTAGAGTCCCTTGGCTTTCCCTTAGTCGGCGATCCTGTCTATCGCAAAAAAACACCGGGTGCAGCCAAAATCCTAACATTCAATCGCCAAGCCTTGCATGCCTTTGCGCTGAGTCTTCAGCATCCAGTTAAAAATGAATTGATGACTTGGTTTCGATTGCCGCCGCAAGACATTATTGAGTTGTTGCCCCAGCTTGGAATGAATGAAGAGGTTCTTCCTAAAGAGGCTGTGGTGTTGACCTCTATAGAAAATGAATTGCGCTCATGAGTTTCATTACCCCTCAGTGGTCGACACCAAATTCAGTTAAAGCCTTGGTGAGCACTCGTAAGGGGGGCGTTAGTCAAAAGCCTTTTGATTCTTTGAATCTAGGTGACCATGTGGGCGATGAGCTTAATAACGTTTTGACGAATAGAGCTATCTTCGCCAAGGAATTGCCAGCAGAGCCCATTTGGTTAAAGCAGGTCCATGGTACGGCGGTCAGCACTCCGCAAAGTCGTCAATTAAACCCAGGTGTAAATCATCAAGCCGATGCTTCTGTTACCAACATTCCAGGAGAGGTATTGGCTATCATGACTGCCGATTGCCTCCCCGTTCTTTTTGCCAATACAGAAGGGTCTGTTATTGGCGCCGCACATGCTGGCTGGAGGGGCCTGTGTGCCGGAATTCTTGAAAATACCCTCGCTGAGCTATTAAAACTTTCTAGCGATAAAAATCCATCTAATGTAATGGCATGGCTAGGCCCTGCAATAGGTCCTGACGCATTTGAGGTTGGAGATGATGTGTTAACGGCTTTCAATAACGCTGCTTACCCCATCCCGATGGATGCATTTAAAGCGCTTGACCATAAACCAGGCAAGTTCTTGGCCGATATTTACAAACTAGCAAAAGGGCGGCTGGAGGCTTGTGGCGTCAACATGATTTTTGGTGGGCAATATTGCACAGTGAGGGATCAAGAGCAGTTTTTTTCCTATCGCCGCGATGGTGATACCGGTCGATTTGCATCTGCAATTTGGATCACAAAATAGATTTGTAATAAATATACGGGTTAGTACTAGCTTATCCATTGGGCTAGGGTATTTGCGTATAACTCTATAGTGCTTAAGGGCGGAGAATGTCTTTAACTTATAGAAGAGACTAATATGTTTGCAGGTATGAATACGGGTGCAACGCCATCTTTGGCGCCGCACCATATGGCACTAATTCCGCCAGAGCGTTTATCTGAAATTCAAAAAGAATATTTCACGGAATTGGCGCATATTGCAACCAATCCTGAAGCGATTGAGGTTAAAGACCGTCGTTTTGCAGGTCAAGCCTGGCACTCATCCTGGAGCAAAGTCATTGCTGCTACCTATTTACTCAATTCCAAATATTTAATGGAATTAGCAAAAGCAGTTGAGACAGATGAAAAGTCTAGGCAAAAAATTCTATTTACTACAGAGCAAATGATTGATGCACTTTCGCCATCAAATTTCATTGCCACCAATCCAGAGGTACTGGAAAGCATTATTAGCTCGCAAGGACAATCCATTCAAAAAGGCATTGTGAACTTGTTGGGGGATATGAAAAAAGGCAAGGTCTCTCAAACGGATGAATCTGCTTTTGAGGTTGGCAAAAATATTGCCACTACAGAAGGTCATGTGGTGTTTCGTAATGAGTTGTTTGAACTCATTCAATACACACCATTAACTGAGCAAGTGTTCGAGCGCCCATACTTAATGGTGCCACCATGCATCAACAAATATTACATTTTAGATTTGCAGCCTGATAACTCGGTAGTGCGCCATATGGTCAGCCAAGGCCACACCGTCTTTTTAGTGTCTTGGAAAAATCCCGATGCTTCGATGGCCCAAGTGAGTTGGGATGACTATGTAGGCAAAGGTGTGATTAAAGCGATTGATGTTGTTAAAGAGGTCGGCGATACCAAGCAAATTAATATCTTGGGATTCTGCGTTGGCGGTACCTTAACCAGTTCAGCATTGGCGGTATTAGCGGCGCGAGACGAGCATCCAGCCGCAAGCTTGACGTTGTTGACTACATTGTTGGACTTTACGGATACCGGCATTCTGGATGTCTTTATTGACGAAGGCATGGTCGAGATGCGCGAGAACAGCATTGGCGGCAAAGGTGGCAAGTACGGCATGATGTCGGGCTTAGATTTAGGAAATACCTTCTCATTCTTGCGCCCAAATGATTTGGTCTGGAACTATGTAGTGGAGAACTATCTCAAAGGTAATTCGCCTCCACCATTTGATTTGTTGTACTGGAATGGCGATTCTACGAACCTTCCTGGTGCAATGTACTGCTGGTATTTACGTCATACCTATTTGCAAAATGATTTAGTCAAGCCTAACAAAGTCAAAATTTGCGGTGAAAAGATCGATCTCGGAAAAATCAAATGTCCGGCCTATTTATATGCTTCGCAGGAAGATCATATTGTTCCTTGGCAGTCTGCTTATGAGTCAACACATCTCCTCAAAGGGAAAAATCGTTTTGTTCTTGGAGCGTCTGGACACATTGCGGGCGTCATCAATCCGCCCGCTAAAAATAAACGCTACTACTTTGAAAACAGCAAGATTGCACCAACAGCTCAAGAGTGGCTGCAGGGTGCAAAACAAATACAAGGTAGCTGGTGGCCTGACTACACTCAGTGGCTAGAGCAATTTGGCGGTGAGAAGAGGCAGGCTAGCGCTACCTTTGGTAACGCTAAGTACAAAAAAATGGAAGCTGCACCTGGTGTTTATGTCAAAGAAAAAGCAACACCAGAAATTCAATAACGATTAACGAAGGTTTTTAAAAGGGGAATTCAATGTCTCAAAAAGTCGCATATGTAACTGGTGGTATGGGTGGTATTGGTACCGCTATCTGTCAACGTCTTGCTAAGGATGGGTTTAAGGTAATTGCTGGTTGTGGCCCGAATTCGCCCCGTAAGGATCGCTGGATTGGCGAGCAAAAAGCGCTTGGCTACGAATTTATTGCTTCTGAAGGCAATGTTTCTGATTGGGATAGTACTGTTGCTGCCTTTGAGAAGGTCAAGGCTGAAGTTGGTCGTGTTGATGTTTTGGTTAACAACGCTGGCATCACTCGTGACAGCGTCTTCCGCAAAATGACTCCAGATGCCTGGAAAGCGGTTATTGATACCAACTTGAACTCTCTCTTTAACGTTACTAAACAAGTGATTGATGGCATGGTTGAAAACAACTGGGGTCGAATCATTAATATTTCCTCTGTAAACGGTCAAAAGGGTCAATTCGGACAAGCCAACTACTCCACTGCTAAAGCTGGGTTACATGGTTTCACAATGGCTCTGGCTCAGGAAGTGGCTACCAAGGGCGTTACTGTGAATACTGTATCCCCGGGCTATATCGGGACCGATATGGTGAAAGCCATCCGAGAAGATGTCTTAGAGAAGATTGTGTCTGGTATCCCGGTGAAGCGTTTGGGCACTCCAGAGGAGATTGCCTCCATCTGCTGTTGGATAGCCTCTGATGATGGTGGCTATGCTACTGGAGCAGACTTCTCATTAAATGGCGGTATTCATACTGGTTAATATTGCGCTGCAGCAATTTAATCAGCACTTACAGCCCGCAACACAGCGTATTTACCTTTTGGTCAAACTAGGGATAAACTACGCTCGTGTTGCGTTGCAGTAAAAAAAGTAAGGAAAAAAATGGTTACCCGCGCTAAACGAGCTGGCGAAGATCGCCTCATCAAGAAATATCCAAATCGCCGTCTCTACGATACGCAGACTAGTACCTATGTCACCTTGTCTGATATTAAGAATTTGGTGATGGCAAATGAAGTATTCAAGGTAGTGGATGCTAAAACCGAAGAAGACTTAACGCGCAACATCTTGCTGCAAATTATTCTTGAAGAAGAAGCTGGTGGTGCACCAGTTTTCTCTACTCAAATGCTTTCTCAAATCATTCGCTTTTATGGAAACTCCATGCAAGGATTGATGGGTAATTATCTTGAAAAGACCATGCAATCTTTTGTGGATATCCACAATAAGCTTGGCGACCAAACTAAGGGACTAGGTGCTGGTAGTACACCTGAAGCCTGGTCGCAGATGATGAACCTACAAAACCCGCTCATGCAGGGTTTGATGGGTAACTATATGGAGCAGAGCAAAGATCTTTTCATCAAAATGCAAGAGCAAGTACAGGGCTCGCAAAATATTTTTGGAAATTTTCCGTTTACAGCTCAGCCTAACAAAACTGAAAAAGAATAGTTGTGGCCGGTAAAATTGGATTTGTATCCTTAGGATGCCCTAAGGCGCTTGTAGATTCTGAGCTAATTCTGACGCAACTAAGTGCCGAAGGTTACGAGACTGCCAAAGATTATTCTGGCGCGGATCTTGTGGTTGTTAACACCTGTGGTTTTATCGATTCTGCAGTTGAGGAAAGTCTCTCTGCTATTGGTGAGGCCTTAGCAGAGAACGGTAAAGTGATTGTGACTGGTTGCTTGGGTGCCAGAAAAAATGCCGACGGCAGCGACCTCATCTCCAGCATTCACCCTAAAGTTCTCGCTGTTACAGGCCCTCACGCCACTGACGAGGTGATGCAAGCAATTCACTTACATTTGCCTAAGCCACATGATCCTTTTATAGATTTGGTCCCACCAGCAGGTGTGAAGCTCACTCCTAAACATTACGCCTATCTCAAAATTAGCGAAGGTTGTAATCACCGTTGCACTTTCTGCATCATTCCCAATATGCGTGGCGATCTAGTTTCGCGACCAATTGGCGAGGTTTTGCTTGAAGCTAAGCGCTTATTTGAGTCGGGTGTAAAAGAGTTGTTAGTTGTTTCGCAAGATACCAGTGCCTATGGTGTTGATATTCAGTACCGCACAGGCTTTTGGGATGGCAAACCCGTGAAAACCAAAATGTTTGATTTGGTTAACGCCTTAAACCAAATTGCGCGTGAGCATCAGGCTTGGGTGAGACTTCACTATGTCTATCCTTATCCCCACGTAGACGATGTTCTTCCTTTGATGGCTGAATTCTCAGAGCATGGTTATGGTGTTCTGCCGTATTTAGATATTCCATTGCAGCATGCGCACCCTGATGTCTTGAAGCGCATGAAGCGTCCCGCTAGCGGCGAGAAAAATATTGAGCGCATTTCAGCATGGCGCCAAGCTTGCCCTGATTTGGTGATTCGCAGTACTTTTATCGCAGGCTTTCCTGGTGAAACCGAGGAAGAGTTTGAATATTTACTCAACTTCCTTGACGAGGCGCAAATTGATCGGGCGGGTTGTTTTGCTTATTCACCAGTTGAAGGTGCGACCGCTAATCAATTGGACAATCCGGTTCCTACTGATCTTCGTGAAGAGCGCCGCGCCAGATTTATGGCAAAAGCCGAGGAAATTTCGATTAAGCGACTTGCTAAAAAAATAGGCAAGCGCATCCAGGTCATCATTGATCGGGTGGACGAGCAGGGTGGAATTGGCAGAACTATCGGTGATGCCCCTGAAATCGATGGTCTAGTGAGGGTTTTGCCGCCAAGTAAGCCTTCCAAACGCTATCGTGCCGGTGAAATCATTCGCGTAACCGTCATTAGCTCCCAAGGGCATGACCTAATAGCCGAAACTTGACGGATCGAATAAAAATGATAGCTGGATCATTTAATTAGTACTTGTTTAGTGCAGTGTCAGCCCATTAATTGGGCTTAGCAAAGGGGATTGATATGAGTCGTGATGTCGTTGTCTTAAGTGCAGTTCGTTCCGCAATTGGCACCTTTAACGGTGCTCTCAGCAGTTTTGAGCCATCTGAGCTTGGCGGCATCGTAATGAAAGAGGCGGTTGCTCGCTCGGGTGTAGATCCTGCGCTTATTAATTACATTACTGTGGGTAACACTATCCCTACAGATAGTCGCTATGGTTATGTTGCACGTGTAGCCTCAATCCAAGCTGGCTTGCCAATGGAATCTGTGGCAATGGCTTTAAATCGTTTGTGCAGCTCTGGCTTGCAGGCGATCGTAACAACTGCTCAGCAAATTATGTTGGGTGATTGTGATTACGGTATTGGCGGTGGCGTTGAAGTCATGTCTCGTGGCATGTATGGTTCTCCAGCAATGCGCAGTGGTGCGCGTATGGGTGATACCAAGATGATCGACCTGATGGTTGGTATTTTGACTGACCCATTTGGCGTTGGTCACATGGGTGTTACAGCTGAAAATCTTGTTGAAAAATGGAAATTAACACGTGATGAGCAGGACGCTCTTGCGGTCGAGTCTCATCGTCGTGCGGCAAATGCCATTAAAGAGGGCCGCTTTAAATCTCAGATCGTGCCAATCACTATTAAAACTCGTAAGGGTGACGTAGTGTTTGATACCGATGAACATGTCAAGCCAGAGACCACCATGGAAACACTTGCCAAGATGAAGGCAGTGTTCAAAAAAGAGGGTGGCTCAGTAACGGCTGGCAATGCATCAGGCATTAATGATGGTGCCGCATTCTTTGTATTAGCTGATGCTGAAACTGCGAAGAAGGCTGGTCATAAGCCAATCGCCCGTTTGGTATCTTATGCTGTGGCTGGAGTTCCAAACCACATCATGGGTGAAGGCCCAATCCCGGCAACCAAAATCGCTCTCGAGCGTGCTGGACTCAAATTAGATCAAATGGATGTGATTGAGTCTAATGAAGCATTTGCTGCGCAAGCTTTAGCAGTGACTAAGGGCTTAGGTTTAGATCCAGCTAAGACCAACGTAAACGGCGGCGCTATTGCCTTAGGACACCCAATTGGTTGTTCCGGCGCTGCGATTGCTACTAAGGCAATCCATGAGTTACAACGCGTTCAAGGTAAATATGCTTTGGTAACGATGTGTATTGGTGGTGGTCAAGGTATTGCGACCATTTTTGAGCGCCTGTAAGGATATACAAGCGTAAGTATTACGCTGAACTCTTGGGTAAAAACTTAAGAGATCAGTAGTAGAGCAGCATCTAAGCCGACTCGGTCAAAAGCCGCGTCGGCTTTTTCTTTAACAACCGGTTTTGCTTGGTAGGCAACGCTAATGCCCGAACCATTCATCATGATTAAATCATTAGCGCCATCACCCATAGTGATGGCATTTGCCTTAGTGCAACCAAGTCGAGAGCAAGCCTCATCTAAATGAGCGGCCTTAGCTGCTCCATCGACGATTTCACCGAGTACTTTTCCAGTGAGCTTGCCATCAACGATTTCTAATGTATTGGCTTGTGTTTGTTTAAAGCCTAATTGCTGACGTAACTTTTCGGTGAAGAAAGTAAAGCCGCCGGATACTAGGAGGGTATACATACCGCGTTCATTGGCACCAGCCAAAAGCTCAACTGCACCAGGATTGGGGCGCAAGCGCTCGCGATAAACGGATTCGAGGGCATCAGCGTGGACGCCCTCAAGCAATGCAACACGTCTGCGCAAACTCTCTTTAAAGTCTTTAATTTCACCGCGCATTGTGGCTTCAGTAATTTCTGCAACAGCGGATTTCTTGCCTGTGAAATCGGCGATCTCATCGATACATTCGATGTTAATTAAGGTTGAGTCCATATCCATCGCCAAAACACGAATATCTTGCGGCACTAGATTAGACCTAAGAAAGCATAGGTCAGCATTAAAGCTTGCGGCAATAGATCTTAGCTGTTCACGTTGTGCGGTATCTAAATGGCTGTTCGATTCAAAACGCTCGACATAGTAAGCCCCATTTCCCACCTGTCCACCGATAGAGTGAAGCGAGACTCCAAACGTCAAGGCTTGATCCTTTAAAGAAAAGACCAGCTTCTCAGCTATAGGATCTCTGGATAGAGCAACAAGGACTGGGTAATTGGACATGGCTCAATAATAATCGGATTATTAGCTGACTTTTGCCGAGCTCAAGACTGCTGATTCGTTGAGGCGCCGCAAGATATTGCGAATGGCATCCAGGCGCTGCTCAAGCTTCTCAAACTCACGATCCTTTTGGGGGAGTACTTTTAACTTGTCCTGACCATTTAGCTGGATGTGCTTCGAAGACTGGATGAGTTGAATGATCTTCATTGGGTCGATGGGCGGGTTCGGTACAAATTGAATCTGAATTGATGCAGGCGTTGCATCAATCTTCTTAATGCCAAAACCTGCCATCTCCAAACGTAGGCGATGAGTCTCATAAAAAGATTTGGCTTGGTCTGGAAGGTCACCAAATCGGTCTACCAACTCTTCTCGTAAACCCATGAGCTCTGAGAAATCATTTGTTCCAGCAAACCGTTTATATAGAGACAGGCGCTCATGGACATCGGGACAATAATCTTCAGGAAATAATGCAGGTACACCAAGATTGACATCAGTAGTTGCTTGAAGTGGCGAGAGTAAATCAGGTTCCTTACCGCTGCGCAAAGACTTCACTGCGCGATTCAGCATTTCGGTATAAAGCTGAAAACCAATCTCATGAATCTCACCAGACTGTTTATCACCCAACACTTCCCCGGCCCCGCGTATCTCAAGATCATGCATAGCCAAATAGAAACCAGAACCCAGTTCTTCCATCGCTTGAATCGCATTAAGGCGTAACTGCGCTTGCTTGCTTAATGCTTCGGGATCGGGAACCAGTAAATAGGCATAAGCCTGGTGATGTGATCGACCTACACGACCCCGCAATTGATGCAGCTGAGCTAAGCCAAACTTATCAGCGCGATGCATGATGATGGTATTGGCAGTTGGAACATCAATACCAGTTTCAATAATCGTAGTGCACAGCAAAATATTGGTTCGCTGCGTAACAAATTCTCGCATGACGGATTCCAGCTCGCGTTCATGCATTTGTCCATGAGCAACGCTAATGCGCGCCTCGGGAATCAGTTCTTGTAAGGCGTGCTTACGATTCTGAATAGTTTCTACTTCGTTGTGCAAGAAGTAGACCTGACCACCACGCTTGATTTCTCGTAATACTGCTTCACGAATGACGCCATCACCCTCACGTCTCACGAAGGTCTTAATAGCTAAACGCTTCTGTGGAGCAGTAGCGATGATAGAGAACTCACGTAATCCTTCCATAGCCATACCTAAGGTTCTTGGGATGGGGGTGGCGGTAAGCGTGAGGATGTCTACTTCAGCACGTAAGGCTTTTAGAGCGTCCTTTTGGCGCACTCCAAAGCGATGCTCTTCATCAACAATCACTAAGCCCAAATTGGCAAACTGGGTTTCCTTGGAAAGGAGTTTGTGAGTGCCAATAATGATGTCCGCATCACCTTTGGCGATGGCTTCAAGCGCTGCATTAATTTCTTTAGTAGTTTTAAAGCGAGACAATTCAACAATGCGCACTGGCCAATCAGCAAAGCGATCTTTCCAGGTGGCTACATGTTGTTCTGCAAGCAGAGTAGTTGGAGCCAAGATAGCAACTTGTTTGCCACCCATGACAGCAACAAAACTTGCTCGTAATGCGACCTCTGTTTTGCCAAAGCCAACATCACCGCAAACTAGCCGATCCATTGGTGTGCCGCTCGTCATATCGCCGATTACCGCCGCAATCGCGTTGGCTTGGTCAGGTGTTTCTTCAAAGCCAAAGCTCTCGGCAAAGGCTGCATAGTCATGAGCCGAGAATTCAAAGGCATGACCCTTACGAATCGCCCTGGCTGCATACAGACCCAATAGTTCTGCGGCCGTATCTCGTATCTGTTGGGCAGCCTTGCGTTTGGCTTTGTCCCACTGACCTGAGCCTAGTTGATGCAGTGGTGCAGAATCGGGGTCTGAACCTGCATAGCGGGTGACCATCTGCAACTGTTGAACGGGAACGTATAAGGTAGCGTCACCTGCATATTGAAGATGAAGAAATTCTTCAAAAATAGGGGCTTCTTTTGGCGGCGCCAAATTCAGAAGTACCAAGCCTTGGTAGCGTCCGATGCCATGCTCTGCATGTACTACAGGATCGCCGATCTTGAGTTCAGAGAGATCCTTAAAGAGCATGTCGGGATCGGCGCTCTCACTTGCTTTGCCTTTGCGCCGCTGTCTTGCGGTTGTGGTGAATAGCTCTGCCTCGGTAATTACGAGAAGATTTTCAGCAGGCCATGAAAAACCGTTAAAGAGAGGAGCTGTTACTAGGCCAAATAAAGAATCGCTCTTAATAAACTCTGCAATGCTGTCAAAGCCCTCAGGCTTTAAGGGGTAGAGCGCCTTGCCATCATGGCCAGCAACCGAATTGCTTTCATCAAAGAGCTGTCGAATAGATTCTTTGCGGCCAGCACTATCGCTACAAACTAATACGCGAACCTTTTCTGAGGCCACTACCTTACGAAGGAGGTTAATCGGGTCGGTATCACGACGATGAACCGCAATATCGGGCACTGCGAGGAATTGGCTCTTCTCTGTGGTTTCCTTTTCGAGTGTTAGTCGTGCATATGATTTAGATGTGGTGAAAAATTCATCCACATCCAAGAACAGTTCTTTTGGTGGAAGAATTGGCCTATCTAAATCATGCTTGAGGAACTCATAGCGTGAGAGCGTATCTTTCCAAAAGCCTTTGATGGTCTCTTCAACATCTCCAATAGAGACTAGCCAAACCGGGTCGCCTGAGCGAGGGAAGTAGTCAAATAGATTGGATTGCTCTTCAAAAAATAAGGGTAGATAGGATTCGATACCCGCACTAGGTATTCCTAAATTAGCATCTTTATAAATGGAGCACCGGGTAGGGTCACCCTCAAAGACCTCTCGCCAACGTCCTCTAAAAGCAGTGCGTGAGGTATCGTCAAACGGAAACTCGTGTCCAGGCAGTAGGCGGACTTCTTTAACGGGATAAAGGCTTCGTTGTGTGTCAGGATCAAATGCACGAATTTGCTCAATCTCATCACCGAATAAATCTAGGCGGTAAGGTAAATTGGATCCCATCGGAAATAAATCAAACAGACCACCGCGAATGCTGTATTCGCCTGGACGCATCACGGCACTCACTGGATCATAGCCAGCCTGCTGCAGCTGAAGCTTTAATGCAGCTTCGTTCAGCTTGTCGCCCTGTCTGAAGAAGAAGGTGTGGCCAGATAAAAAGTTTGGTGGCCCCAGTCTTTGTAATGCAGTGGTTACTGGAACCAAAACAATATCGCAACTGCCATTAAGTAATTCATAAAGAGTAGCGAGTCGCTCGGAGACCAAATCCTGATGCGGTGAAAAATGATCGTAGGGAAGGATTTCCCAATCGGGAAGAAGTCTGGTTTTCAGCTGCGGCGCAAAAGCGGGGATTTCTTCCAAAAGTCGCTGGGCTTCTTGGGCTTGAGCGCAGAAAATCACCATTACCGAAAACTGATTGCGATAGCGTAGGGCGGTTTGAGCTATTAAAGCAGCATCTGCTGAACCAACCAGCCCTGAAAAGGTAAAGCGCTGCCCAGCCCGCGGAGCAGGTATGGGGGGTACGAGATTTAATGCGTCAGACATCTCAGCTCATTATAGAATCAGGCATGGGTTCTGGAAATCAATCGAACAAGCGGTGCCATGCACTTTTGCCAACGGCAGGCACAGGCTCCCGTCTGGGCGGGGAGTTACCTAAACAGTTCCAGCAACTGGCGGGTAAGCCGATGGTTGCTTATGCACTGGAAGCATTTCAGGAGTGTCCACATATTGAGACTATCTGGCTTGGCGTAAGCCCCGGTTTTCTTATTAATCCAATATTGCAGGATCTTGCAAAGGCCGGGTCAGAGATTCATGTGGTGCCAACAGGCGGTCTAACGAGGCAAGAAACTGTTCGCAATACGCTGTCCTCAATGATGAAGTCCGGAATCCCTGAGGATGATTGGATACTGGTTCACGATGCAGCTAGACCGGGAATTACTCCGGCATTAATTGAGAAGTTAATAAGCGCAGTGAAAGCGTCTAATCGCGGGGGCATCTTGGCCATTCCGCTTGCTGACACCTTAAAGCAGGCAGACCTAGATTCAGTGATTGCTGGAAACATGCCGCACTCAGAAAGAACGATTCCAAGAGAGCATCTCTGGCAGGCTCAAACCCCGCAAATGTTTGGATTAAAGCAATTGCATGATGCGCTTGAGAATGCAATCCGTCTTGAGGCAGATGTGACGGATGAGGCTAGTGCGATTGAGTTATCTGGCAATAAGCCTTTATTGA includes the following:
- the mfd gene encoding transcription-repair coupling factor → MSDALNLVPPIPAPRAGQRFTFSGLVGSADAALIAQTALRYRNQFSVMVIFCAQAQEAQRLLEEIPAFAPQLKTRLLPDWEILPYDHFSPHQDLVSERLATLYELLNGSCDIVLVPVTTALQRLGPPNFLSGHTFFFRQGDKLNEAALKLQLQQAGYDPVSAVMRPGEYSIRGGLFDLFPMGSNLPYRLDLFGDEIEQIRAFDPDTQRSLYPVKEVRLLPGHEFPFDDTSRTAFRGRWREVFEGDPTRCSIYKDANLGIPSAGIESYLPLFFEEQSNLFDYFPRSGDPVWLVSIGDVEETIKGFWKDTLSRYEFLKHDLDRPILPPKELFLDVDEFFTTSKSYARLTLEKETTEKSQFLAVPDIAVHRRDTDPINLLRKVVASEKVRVLVCSDSAGRKESIRQLFDESNSVAGHDGKALYPLKPEGFDSIAEFIKSDSLFGLVTAPLFNGFSWPAENLLVITEAELFTTTARQRRKGKASESADPDMLFKDLSELKIGDPVVHAEHGIGRYQGLVLLNLAPPKEAPIFEEFLHLQYAGDATLYVPVQQLQMVTRYAGSDPDSAPLHQLGSGQWDKAKRKAAQQIRDTAAELLGLYAARAIRKGHAFEFSAHDYAAFAESFGFEETPDQANAIAAVIGDMTSGTPMDRLVCGDVGFGKTEVALRASFVAVMGGKQVAILAPTTLLAEQHVATWKDRFADWPVRIVELSRFKTTKEINAALEAIAKGDADIIIGTHKLLSKETQFANLGLVIVDEEHRFGVRQKDALKALRAEVDILTLTATPIPRTLGMAMEGLREFSIIATAPQKRLAIKTFVRREGDGVIREAVLREIKRGGQVYFLHNEVETIQNRKHALQELIPEARISVAHGQMHERELESVMREFVTQRTNILLCTTIIETGIDVPTANTIIMHRADKFGLAQLHQLRGRVGRSHHQAYAYLLVPDPEALSKQAQLRLNAIQAMEELGSGFYLAMHDLEIRGAGEVLGDKQSGEIHEIGFQLYTEMLNRAVKSLRSGKEPDLLSPLQATTDVNLGVPALFPEDYCPDVHERLSLYKRFAGTNDFSELMGLREELVDRFGDLPDQAKSFYETHRLRLEMAGFGIKKIDATPASIQIQFVPNPPIDPMKIIQLIQSSKHIQLNGQDKLKVLPQKDREFEKLEQRLDAIRNILRRLNESAVLSSAKVS
- the ispD gene encoding 2-C-methyl-D-erythritol 4-phosphate cytidylyltransferase yields the protein MGSGNQSNKRCHALLPTAGTGSRLGGELPKQFQQLAGKPMVAYALEAFQECPHIETIWLGVSPGFLINPILQDLAKAGSEIHVVPTGGLTRQETVRNTLSSMMKSGIPEDDWILVHDAARPGITPALIEKLISAVKASNRGGILAIPLADTLKQADLDSVIAGNMPHSERTIPREHLWQAQTPQMFGLKQLHDALENAIRLEADVTDEASAIELSGNKPLLIEGAARNFKVTHPADWDLMQLLLSSGAK